One Streptomyces sp. RPA4-2 genomic window carries:
- a CDS encoding glycosyltransferase family 39 protein: MADATDMADVGRHADEAGKAGGRIAPLDRRVFAVAGVVLAVLMALSPRYGFHIDELYFLDSARHLQASYVDQPALAPLLARVSLSLFGVSEAGLRLWPALAAAGTVVVGGMTAREFGGARRAQLLAAVATGTMPVLLGGAHVANTTSYEVLAWAAIALVVVRIGRTGDTRWWLAAGALVGIGAEFNHLAAIFGIVLLAAALLGPARRTAADRRLLAGAAIAVLLVLPDLWWQARHGWAMFEMTRALNGENGGPGNILTWIVGQLGMSCLAMTVLWVAGLRFLWQSRRALWRCLVTAYAVLFVLFAVTTGAQVYYLGGLYVCLLAAGAVGLDGWLHSRPDQLRGLMIGTAASTALLAVIVLPVLPPSDVAWTYDINSNSGESLGWPQLVGTVRQVWTGLPPGQRANAVIFAADYGEAGAINELGRGTGLPTAVSAHNTDWWWGPGNPDATTVVAVAPGPDHAPEYAAHLRQYFRHVRVAATLSNPDGVHNIEWGGHVYICTGPRRPWGEMWPELRNYA, from the coding sequence ATGGCGGACGCGACAGACATGGCGGACGTGGGGCGGCATGCGGACGAGGCCGGGAAGGCCGGCGGGCGGATCGCACCGCTGGACCGGCGGGTGTTCGCCGTCGCGGGGGTGGTCTTAGCCGTGCTGATGGCGCTGTCCCCGCGCTACGGCTTCCACATCGACGAGCTGTACTTCCTCGACTCCGCCCGGCACCTCCAGGCGAGCTACGTGGACCAGCCGGCGCTGGCGCCGCTGCTGGCCCGGGTCTCGCTGTCGCTGTTCGGGGTCTCGGAGGCGGGCCTGCGGCTGTGGCCCGCGCTGGCCGCCGCGGGCACGGTGGTCGTGGGCGGGATGACCGCGCGGGAGTTCGGCGGCGCGCGGCGGGCGCAGTTGCTCGCGGCCGTCGCGACCGGCACCATGCCCGTCCTGCTGGGTGGCGCGCACGTCGCCAACACCACGTCGTACGAAGTGCTGGCGTGGGCGGCAATCGCGCTCGTGGTCGTACGGATCGGCCGCACCGGCGACACGCGGTGGTGGCTCGCCGCGGGAGCGCTGGTCGGCATCGGCGCGGAATTCAACCACCTCGCGGCTATTTTCGGGATCGTCCTGCTGGCCGCCGCGCTGCTCGGCCCGGCCCGTCGGACCGCGGCCGACCGCCGACTGCTCGCGGGCGCCGCGATAGCCGTGCTGCTCGTGCTGCCCGACCTGTGGTGGCAGGCACGGCACGGCTGGGCCATGTTCGAGATGACACGGGCGCTGAACGGGGAGAACGGAGGCCCGGGGAACATCCTCACCTGGATCGTGGGGCAGCTCGGCATGTCCTGCCTGGCGATGACGGTGCTGTGGGTGGCGGGCCTCCGGTTCCTGTGGCAGTCCCGCCGAGCGCTGTGGCGGTGCCTGGTGACCGCCTACGCCGTGCTGTTCGTGCTGTTCGCCGTGACGACCGGAGCGCAGGTCTACTACCTGGGCGGACTGTACGTGTGTCTGCTGGCGGCCGGGGCCGTGGGACTCGACGGGTGGCTGCACTCCCGCCCGGACCAGTTGCGCGGCCTGATGATCGGAACCGCAGCCTCGACCGCGCTGCTCGCCGTGATCGTGCTGCCGGTGCTGCCGCCCTCCGACGTGGCCTGGACGTACGACATCAACTCGAATTCGGGGGAATCCTTGGGCTGGCCCCAACTGGTCGGCACCGTGCGGCAGGTATGGACCGGGCTCCCGCCCGGGCAGCGCGCGAACGCGGTGATCTTCGCGGCGGACTACGGCGAGGCCGGCGCCATCAACGAACTCGGCCGCGGTACCGGACTGCCCACCGCCGTGAGCGCCCACAACACCGACTGGTGGTGGGGCCCCGGCAACCCGGACGCCACGACCGTGGTGGCAGTCGCCCCCGGCCCCGACCACGCCCCCGAGTACGCCGCCCATCTGCGCCAGTACTTCCGGCACGTCCGCGTGGCCGCCACGCTCTCCAACCCCGACGGCGTGCACAACATCGAATGGGGCGGCCACGTCTACATCTGTACAGGCCCCCGCCGCCCCTGGGGCGAGATGTGGCCCGAACTGCGCAACTACGCGTGA
- a CDS encoding tyrosine-type recombinase/integrase → MASQVEGYRAWLAEHGYTKLTIRNMVKDLGQVGVWLSRRGLQAADLSEDRLQQFLSDQWEVGRRRLPGPRGMRPLLTYLRQAAVVPPPLVAPSPLEDVLVQYRCWMVGERGLSAATVLRYENTARRFLSEQVKPPGVFTPGGLTGADLNAFLLRECVRVSAGSAKGRVAELRSLMRFLHLRGLTPLRLGTAVPPVGGWRLATVPPTMAAADVQQLLDHCPREGAVGIRGYAILMLLARLGLRSIEVARLQLDDVDWRLGEIAIRGKGRREDRLPLPVEVGEALVAYLSGARPRGSTRRIFVTCRAPHGPIRADLVGDVVERACLRPGLPRVGPHQLRHALAGETLRQGPWLMAISQVLRHQDLATTALYAKVDFTALREVAQPWPGQGAA, encoded by the coding sequence TTGGCATCGCAGGTCGAGGGCTATCGGGCCTGGCTGGCGGAGCACGGCTACACGAAGCTGACGATCCGGAACATGGTCAAGGACCTGGGCCAGGTCGGAGTGTGGCTATCGCGGCGGGGACTTCAGGCCGCTGACCTCAGTGAAGATCGACTACAGCAGTTTTTGTCCGACCAGTGGGAGGTCGGCCGTCGTCGGCTGCCCGGCCCGCGCGGCATGAGGCCGCTGCTGACGTATCTGCGCCAGGCCGCGGTCGTCCCGCCCCCGTTGGTGGCACCGTCACCGCTGGAAGATGTGCTGGTGCAGTACCGGTGTTGGATGGTGGGCGAGCGCGGCCTGTCCGCGGCCACCGTGCTGCGCTATGAGAACACCGCCCGCCGATTCCTGTCCGAGCAGGTCAAGCCACCCGGGGTGTTCACCCCGGGTGGCTTGACCGGCGCGGACCTCAACGCCTTCCTGCTACGGGAGTGCGTACGGGTCTCGGCCGGTTCGGCGAAGGGACGGGTGGCCGAACTCCGGTCACTGATGCGGTTTCTCCACCTGCGCGGCCTGACTCCGCTGAGGCTCGGTACGGCCGTGCCGCCGGTGGGTGGCTGGCGCCTGGCAACGGTGCCACCCACGATGGCTGCAGCCGATGTTCAGCAGTTGCTGGACCACTGCCCGCGCGAAGGAGCCGTCGGCATCCGCGGCTACGCCATCCTGATGCTGCTGGCCCGCCTGGGCCTGCGCTCGATCGAGGTGGCCCGGCTACAACTGGACGATGTCGACTGGCGGTTGGGCGAGATCGCCATCCGCGGCAAGGGACGCCGGGAGGACCGACTCCCGCTACCGGTCGAGGTCGGCGAGGCCCTGGTCGCCTACCTCTCCGGGGCCCGCCCACGGGGGAGCACTCGTCGGATCTTCGTTACCTGCCGAGCTCCGCACGGACCGATCCGGGCGGACCTGGTGGGCGATGTGGTGGAACGGGCCTGCCTGCGTCCCGGATTGCCCAGAGTGGGCCCGCACCAGCTGCGGCACGCCCTGGCCGGGGAGACGCTGCGGCAGGGCCCTTGGCTGATGGCGATCAGCCAAGTACTCCGTCACCAGGACCTGGCCACGACCGCGCTTTACGCGAAGGTCGACTTCACCGCACTGCGCGAGGTCGCTCAGCCCTGGCCCGGACAGGGGGCAGCGTGA
- a CDS encoding Fic family protein, which yields MAKWPRAVLGHDLVDFRTMPAFAQGGRERYGLAPDTQALFERCLSDRSQPDLPLPSRAARTYLDILFFHPFKDGNARAAMLALAFVLAREGILLDQVHPLQTTRWADNAEGAADLAVLLGILITAAEQRLSHGRQS from the coding sequence ATGGCGAAGTGGCCGCGGGCTGTGCTGGGCCACGACCTGGTCGATTTCCGCACGATGCCGGCCTTCGCGCAGGGCGGACGGGAGCGCTACGGTCTTGCACCCGATACGCAGGCGCTGTTCGAGCGCTGTCTGTCCGATCGCTCTCAACCTGATCTGCCCCTCCCGTCACGCGCTGCCCGGACCTACCTCGACATCCTCTTCTTCCATCCGTTCAAGGACGGCAACGCCCGCGCGGCCATGCTGGCGTTGGCCTTCGTCCTGGCCCGCGAAGGCATTCTCCTCGACCAGGTTCACCCACTGCAGACCACCCGCTGGGCCGACAACGCAGAAGGCGCGGCCGATCTGGCGGTGCTGCTCGGAATCTTGATCACCGCTGCGGAGCAGCGTCTATCCCACGGGAGGCAGTCGTGA
- a CDS encoding DUF5958 family protein, protein MNERDVLLNKLAQGLRPMSEGIEWFDGLGQEEQSEVLLFLRHHCVQAPAVTEDAPESIRRAGLRPTHAPAVLISRGRIDEQLGKIAGLAPLDERRKAFRLLIAVLAIADGRRRERFCSGGCSHWWHRLSVA, encoded by the coding sequence GTGAACGAACGCGATGTCCTGCTCAACAAGCTCGCGCAGGGGCTGCGCCCGATGTCAGAGGGCATCGAATGGTTCGACGGCCTCGGCCAGGAAGAGCAGTCCGAGGTGCTGCTGTTCCTGCGCCATCACTGCGTCCAGGCGCCCGCAGTCACCGAGGACGCACCAGAGAGCATCCGCCGTGCCGGGCTGCGCCCGACGCATGCACCCGCAGTGCTGATCTCACGAGGCCGGATAGACGAGCAATTGGGAAAGATCGCCGGTCTCGCGCCTCTCGACGAACGCCGCAAGGCGTTCCGGCTGCTGATCGCGGTGCTCGCGATCGCCGACGGACGGCGCCGCGAGCGCTTCTGCTCCGGCGGCTGCAGTCACTGGTGGCACAGACTGTCCGTCGCCTGA
- a CDS encoding DUF4253 domain-containing protein, translating to MVTSDEGDGDVQPLWLSDGPATAELWTRMHAEHVRSGLWPLLLDSLDPSDSEFRPWGSGEVFPEQMSSPASHDPADLLAQWWTTYTAVDEDDDMLDTHRRLAVAAPFGQTWPGLASSRETTTNPDQLAAEFAQAFLADRPQTRLGLVAAASGAEALTAAGWAGPCNYDNDTAKFSAVVRDWEHRFGARVVAVGFSTLHLSVASPPVDEHEALLVAAEHFAFCPDNIWQGSRPYTLAAYAERITGAHHWDFWWD from the coding sequence ATGGTCACGTCCGATGAGGGCGACGGAGATGTACAACCCCTCTGGCTCAGTGACGGGCCGGCCACGGCCGAGCTGTGGACGCGGATGCACGCCGAACACGTGCGGTCCGGCCTGTGGCCGCTGCTGCTCGACTCGTTGGATCCGAGCGACAGCGAATTCCGCCCATGGGGATCCGGGGAGGTCTTCCCCGAGCAGATGTCCTCCCCGGCAAGCCACGACCCTGCCGACCTCCTCGCCCAGTGGTGGACGACCTACACAGCCGTCGACGAAGACGACGACATGCTCGACACCCACAGGCGCCTCGCCGTCGCGGCCCCCTTCGGGCAGACCTGGCCCGGTCTCGCGTCCAGTCGGGAGACGACAACGAACCCCGATCAACTGGCCGCCGAGTTCGCGCAGGCGTTCCTCGCTGACCGCCCCCAGACGCGCCTGGGGCTTGTCGCCGCGGCATCCGGTGCCGAGGCGCTGACGGCGGCGGGCTGGGCCGGCCCCTGCAACTACGACAATGACACCGCGAAGTTCTCAGCGGTCGTCCGAGATTGGGAGCACCGGTTCGGTGCTCGTGTCGTAGCGGTCGGCTTCTCCACGCTGCACCTCAGCGTCGCCTCGCCTCCCGTGGACGAGCACGAAGCTCTCCTGGTCGCGGCCGAGCACTTCGCCTTCTGCCCGGACAACATCTGGCAGGGCAGTAGGCCGTACACACTGGCCGCATACGCCGAGCGGATCACCGGTGCCCACCACTGGGACTTCTGGTGGGACTGA
- a CDS encoding DUF4240 domain-containing protein has translation MNTYLTPGTVSNIADCASALLARRSVQEITAAQQTLWDLMADSYQNRLWAAAYVVNGGCSDDGFDYFRGWLIAQGRTTFERVLAAPDTLAELSHVRTAAAEGTDLDCEDMLSIVWNAHQKATGRELPADAFTIRYPDLDPAWDFNFDDREEMARRLPALTALYSY, from the coding sequence GTGAACACGTACCTGACACCAGGGACGGTTTCCAATATCGCCGACTGTGCCTCCGCTTTGCTTGCTCGCCGCTCAGTCCAAGAGATCACCGCGGCACAACAGACCCTGTGGGATCTCATGGCCGACTCGTACCAGAACCGGCTGTGGGCTGCCGCCTATGTCGTCAACGGCGGCTGCTCGGACGACGGCTTCGACTACTTCCGAGGCTGGCTGATCGCACAAGGACGTACGACATTCGAGCGCGTCCTTGCAGCCCCCGACACACTTGCCGAACTCTCCCACGTCCGCACTGCCGCGGCTGAGGGCACCGACCTCGACTGCGAAGACATGCTGAGCATCGTCTGGAACGCACACCAGAAGGCCACCGGCCGGGAACTCCCCGCCGATGCCTTCACCATCCGGTACCCGGACCTGGACCCTGCCTGGGACTTCAATTTTGACGACCGTGAAGAGATGGCTCGCAGGCTTCCCGCCTTGACCGCGCTGTATTCGTACTGA
- a CDS encoding SMI1/KNR4 family protein, which translates to MISWFAATARVEEPMKFDEIKASFWSGHTYGVQPALTQATVADAERVLGLRLPESLLDLLRVQNGGGVTADRDAFPTHQPTSWSEDHIPFTELMGIGTGGHGLSLLDTPYLVEEWGLPSPVVLLSGDGHHWIGLDYRAYSALGEPSVTWFDTDSGAELPLAADFRAFVEGLQPLSRFE; encoded by the coding sequence TTGATCAGTTGGTTCGCCGCGACGGCCCGAGTGGAGGAGCCGATGAAGTTTGATGAAATCAAGGCGTCCTTCTGGAGCGGACACACCTACGGTGTTCAGCCCGCCTTGACCCAGGCGACCGTCGCCGACGCGGAGCGCGTCCTCGGGCTGCGACTCCCCGAATCGCTGCTCGACCTTCTGCGTGTGCAAAACGGCGGCGGTGTCACGGCCGACCGGGATGCCTTTCCGACCCATCAGCCAACCTCGTGGAGTGAGGACCACATCCCGTTCACCGAGTTGATGGGGATCGGCACCGGCGGGCACGGCTTGTCGCTGTTGGACACGCCGTACCTGGTGGAGGAGTGGGGACTGCCGTCTCCAGTCGTGCTGCTGTCCGGTGACGGTCACCACTGGATCGGTCTCGACTACCGGGCCTACAGTGCGTTGGGGGAACCGTCGGTGACCTGGTTCGACACCGACTCCGGAGCAGAACTGCCGCTCGCGGCCGACTTCCGGGCATTCGTGGAGGGCCTTCAGCCTCTCAGCCGGTTCGAGTGA
- a CDS encoding DUF4265 domain-containing protein, whose protein sequence is MTSISGDHVRVHFRMDVDEEGWPPASVESLWAVDLGDGSVRLDNTPWFVRGVASGDIIRVEPDEEGVRGAGETVRASEHCTIRLIVLKDGGSAAARQTVLKALHRLGTTGEGIEQFRMVALDVPPDADLPRIRKLLEHGEGEGSWHWEEGGVTAAWRSTAIA, encoded by the coding sequence GTGACGAGCATCAGTGGAGACCACGTGAGGGTTCATTTCCGCATGGATGTGGATGAGGAGGGCTGGCCGCCGGCAAGCGTCGAGAGCTTGTGGGCAGTTGATCTCGGCGACGGCTCGGTGCGGTTGGACAACACGCCCTGGTTCGTACGCGGAGTCGCCAGCGGGGACATCATCCGCGTGGAACCCGACGAGGAAGGTGTTCGCGGGGCCGGGGAGACGGTCCGGGCCTCGGAGCACTGCACGATCAGGTTGATCGTGCTGAAGGACGGTGGTTCAGCTGCCGCCCGTCAGACCGTGCTGAAGGCCCTTCATCGCCTCGGCACCACCGGCGAGGGGATCGAGCAATTCCGGATGGTGGCTCTCGATGTCCCGCCCGATGCGGATCTTCCACGGATTCGGAAGCTCTTGGAACACGGCGAGGGTGAGGGATCGTGGCACTGGGAGGAAGGAGGCGTCACCGCCGCTTGGCGATCCACGGCGATCGCCTGA
- a CDS encoding NUDIX domain-containing protein — protein MPLTRSHIRATTEAYLARHPNERDSLAGLLSLVDGVDAPASRAALPGHVTCSAVVIDREQRVLHVGHKVTGLLLVPGGHVEDDRTLLPAALREVCEETGIQSGDLCLTPQFLGAPIDIDVHDIDANPAKGEGALQHFDFRFVFYLVPEQHLQFTLQDEEVADARWLEFADVRSPTLRAKLLDARSQGLDGQPEPVNASALIRDGHGRYLLHLRDQREGIWVPGTFALLGGGRNVEDVSLEATLRRELAEEAPGLEVNGLTPYALEEATSVDGFAVPIQVFVGRWNNDPETVDLQEGVLLRWFTPDTLEQLHLSPGLSDLIRRHAAEHPPASKPPATLRLLGDEAPEGTELHIVGVHLYLEDNHGRILLDLRQPDSAYAGNTWHFLAVH, from the coding sequence GTGCCGCTCACCCGTTCCCATATCCGCGCGACCACCGAGGCGTACCTGGCCCGGCATCCGAACGAGCGGGATTCCCTAGCCGGGCTGTTGTCCCTCGTGGACGGAGTCGACGCCCCGGCCAGTCGTGCCGCGCTCCCCGGTCACGTCACTTGCAGCGCGGTGGTCATCGACCGGGAACAACGCGTTCTGCACGTCGGCCACAAGGTCACGGGGCTGCTCCTCGTTCCGGGTGGCCATGTCGAGGACGACCGGACGCTCCTGCCCGCGGCGCTGCGGGAAGTGTGCGAGGAGACCGGCATCCAGTCGGGCGACCTGTGCCTGACCCCGCAGTTCCTCGGCGCTCCGATCGACATCGACGTTCACGACATCGACGCCAACCCCGCCAAGGGCGAAGGCGCCCTCCAGCACTTCGACTTCCGCTTCGTCTTCTACCTCGTGCCCGAGCAGCACCTCCAGTTCACCTTGCAGGACGAGGAGGTTGCCGACGCCCGGTGGCTCGAGTTCGCCGACGTCAGGTCCCCGACCTTGCGTGCCAAGCTCCTGGACGCCCGCAGCCAGGGCCTCGACGGGCAGCCCGAGCCCGTTAACGCCTCCGCGCTGATCCGCGACGGCCACGGCAGATACCTGCTTCACCTCCGGGACCAGCGTGAGGGCATCTGGGTCCCTGGCACGTTCGCTCTCCTCGGCGGCGGCCGTAACGTGGAGGACGTCAGCCTGGAGGCGACCTTGCGACGGGAGCTCGCCGAAGAGGCCCCGGGCTTGGAGGTGAATGGCCTGACGCCGTACGCCCTGGAGGAGGCGACAAGCGTCGACGGCTTCGCGGTGCCGATCCAGGTCTTCGTGGGCCGCTGGAACAATGATCCGGAGACGGTGGACCTTCAAGAGGGCGTGCTGCTGCGGTGGTTCACCCCGGACACGCTCGAGCAACTGCACCTGAGCCCCGGTCTCAGCGACCTGATCCGCCGGCACGCGGCCGAGCATCCCCCGGCCAGCAAGCCGCCGGCCACGCTCCGGCTGCTGGGTGACGAGGCGCCGGAGGGGACCGAGCTCCACATCGTGGGTGTCCACCTCTACTTGGAGGACAACCACGGCCGGATCCTCCTCGACCTGCGCCAACCCGACTCTGCATACGCGGGCAACACGTGGCACTTCCTGGCCGTTCATTAG
- a CDS encoding ABC transporter ATP-binding protein, with the protein MRFVDLTGSREAAGRSIRMRDMARRLPQLVRRSLALAWQVDRRATVGLLLCQTVTGVMQALGLVAVAGTLTALLRDGDVYHRLLQAWPSVALLAGAAGVRALLGITVNWLSSRLGPLMSREAEQMLLTGCAEVELCAYDDPDFNRDREAADRGAQVTGDLINEGQDLIASGASFLAGAIVLTGVHPILLPLLVAASLPQALAQVSAARVRYLANLRSNGDNRMLSVLRWHIYTKDAADQIRAGTMAGFLSGRYRQTVARINREDRTAADQGARMSLVGAVCGGLGSAVVWAAVVWLLATGRITVGHAGTAVFALQTVGMSVRGLVAVGARAVRTGLYMDDWSGFLDKAGGFRMRRGPHRPKPPETIEVTSVTHRYAGKDRDALSDVSLTLRRGEVTALVGFNGSGKSTLSRLVSGLYLPTGGQVLWDGVPTGNSDPHALWQQVALVPQDYSHWPLTVRENVTQGQPTARGDAAVREACEAADADEVIDKLKAGLDTLLAREWLNGEELSGGQWQRIALARAFFRQAGLLVLDEPTANLDPRAEYRIFQRLRDLARDRAVLLVTHRITNVAVADRIVVLDDGKIVQEGTYAQLSQQPGLFQQLLSYQITSEPDGSKRETLS; encoded by the coding sequence ATGCGCTTCGTCGACCTGACGGGAAGTCGCGAAGCGGCAGGCCGCTCGATCCGGATGCGGGACATGGCCCGTCGCCTGCCGCAGCTCGTACGCCGCTCGCTGGCCCTCGCCTGGCAAGTCGATCGACGGGCCACCGTAGGTCTCCTGTTGTGCCAGACCGTTACCGGCGTGATGCAGGCCCTGGGCCTGGTCGCCGTCGCCGGCACCCTGACCGCGCTCCTGCGCGACGGCGACGTGTATCACCGGCTTCTCCAGGCGTGGCCGTCCGTCGCCTTGCTCGCGGGCGCCGCCGGCGTGCGTGCGCTCCTGGGCATCACCGTCAACTGGCTCTCCTCCCGGCTGGGCCCGCTGATGTCACGCGAGGCCGAGCAGATGCTGCTGACCGGCTGCGCCGAGGTCGAGCTGTGCGCCTACGACGACCCCGACTTCAACCGTGACCGGGAAGCCGCCGACCGCGGCGCCCAGGTCACCGGCGACCTGATCAATGAGGGCCAGGACCTGATCGCCTCGGGCGCAAGCTTTCTCGCCGGGGCGATCGTACTGACCGGCGTACACCCGATCCTGCTCCCCCTCCTCGTCGCAGCCAGCCTGCCGCAGGCCCTGGCCCAGGTCAGCGCCGCACGCGTCCGGTACCTGGCGAACCTCCGCAGCAACGGCGACAACCGGATGCTGTCAGTGCTGCGCTGGCACATCTACACCAAGGACGCCGCCGACCAGATCCGCGCCGGGACCATGGCCGGATTCCTGTCCGGCCGGTACCGGCAGACCGTCGCCCGTATCAACCGGGAAGACCGGACTGCAGCCGACCAGGGCGCCCGGATGTCGCTGGTCGGCGCAGTCTGCGGAGGCCTGGGGTCGGCGGTGGTGTGGGCGGCGGTCGTGTGGCTGCTCGCGACCGGCCGTATCACCGTCGGACATGCCGGCACGGCCGTCTTCGCCCTGCAGACGGTAGGCATGTCGGTCCGCGGCCTGGTGGCCGTCGGCGCACGCGCCGTACGCACAGGGCTGTACATGGATGACTGGAGTGGCTTCCTGGACAAGGCGGGCGGGTTCCGCATGCGCCGGGGTCCGCACCGTCCGAAGCCGCCGGAGACGATCGAGGTCACGTCGGTCACCCACCGGTACGCCGGCAAAGACCGCGACGCACTGTCCGACGTCTCCCTGACCTTGCGCCGCGGCGAGGTCACGGCGCTGGTGGGCTTCAACGGCTCAGGCAAGTCGACACTGTCGAGGCTGGTCAGCGGCCTCTACCTGCCCACAGGCGGGCAGGTGCTGTGGGACGGCGTCCCCACCGGCAACAGCGATCCGCACGCGCTATGGCAGCAGGTCGCCCTCGTACCGCAGGACTACTCGCACTGGCCACTGACGGTGCGCGAGAACGTGACGCAGGGACAGCCCACGGCGCGCGGCGACGCGGCGGTCCGGGAGGCATGCGAGGCGGCCGACGCCGACGAAGTCATCGACAAGCTCAAAGCCGGCCTGGACACCCTCCTGGCCCGCGAGTGGCTCAACGGAGAAGAACTCAGTGGCGGCCAGTGGCAGCGCATCGCCCTGGCGAGAGCGTTCTTCCGCCAGGCCGGTCTGCTGGTCCTCGACGAGCCGACGGCGAACCTGGATCCCCGCGCCGAGTACCGTATCTTCCAGCGGCTGCGAGACCTCGCCCGGGACCGGGCGGTGTTGCTGGTGACCCACCGCATCACCAATGTCGCCGTCGCCGACCGCATCGTGGTCCTCGACGACGGCAAAATCGTCCAGGAGGGCACCTACGCGCAGCTCTCCCAACAGCCGGGCCTCTTCCAGCAGTTGCTGTCCTACCAGATCACGTCCGAGCCGGACGGCTCGAAGCGCGAGACCCTCTCATGA
- a CDS encoding IS5 family transposase, translating to MLVYPSGVDVSGSALRFLSAKLRQRRRDLGTRWRRLSVGRQALLTLAHLRNGHPYAQLAAGFGIGTTTAYRYITEAVEVLAALAPTLAEAVRTASSKAFVLLDGTLLPIDRIAADRPYYSGKHKRHGMNVQVLADPFGRLLWASPALPGAVHDVRAAREHGIVDALAGAGITCWADKGYRGAGGTVRTPCWGRWEALSTGQQAVNRSHAKIRALVEQAVATLKSWRLLRKLRCSTTRITCLVQAVLTLHLASSDR from the coding sequence GTGCTTGTCTACCCGTCCGGCGTGGACGTGTCCGGTTCTGCCCTGCGCTTCCTGTCCGCCAAGCTCCGTCAGCGCCGCAGGGATCTCGGTACCCGCTGGCGGCGCCTGAGCGTCGGCCGGCAGGCCCTGCTCACGCTCGCCCATCTCCGCAACGGCCACCCGTATGCCCAGCTCGCGGCCGGGTTCGGCATTGGGACCACGACCGCGTACCGGTACATCACCGAGGCCGTCGAGGTCTTGGCCGCTCTCGCGCCGACCCTTGCAGAGGCGGTCCGGACAGCATCGTCGAAGGCGTTCGTGCTGCTGGACGGGACCCTGCTGCCGATCGACCGGATCGCCGCGGACCGGCCCTACTACTCGGGGAAGCACAAGAGGCACGGGATGAACGTGCAGGTCCTCGCCGATCCCTTCGGCCGGCTGTTGTGGGCGTCACCAGCCTTGCCCGGCGCCGTCCACGACGTCCGCGCGGCTCGCGAACACGGCATCGTCGACGCCCTCGCCGGGGCCGGCATCACGTGCTGGGCCGACAAGGGCTACCGGGGTGCCGGCGGCACGGTCCGTACCCCGTGCTGGGGGCGGTGGGAGGCCCTTTCCACTGGTCAGCAGGCGGTGAACCGGTCTCACGCGAAGATCCGCGCCCTCGTCGAGCAGGCAGTGGCCACCCTCAAGTCTTGGCGGCTTCTTCGCAAGCTCCGGTGCTCGACCACCCGGATCACCTGCCTCGTCCAGGCCGTCCTCACCCTGCATTTGGCCAGCTCAGACCGATGA
- a CDS encoding NAD(P)H-dependent glycerol-3-phosphate dehydrogenase — protein MIQLRARAAVFSAGSWGTAVGKILGDAGTDVTMHARRSEIADAINTPHRNPRYFPDVQLPPPVTATTDPAAAVDGADFVVLSIPAQSLRASLAGWAPHIGPDTVIVSLMKGIEVGSGLRASQVIREVTGVNAERVAVLSGPNLAAEVMSGQPAAATVACSDETAARRFQQACRTSYFRPYTSTDVTGCELGGAVKNVIALAVGIASGMGLGNNATAMLITRGLAEATRLATAMGAAPATLAGLSGVGDLVATCSSPLSRNRTFGTHLGNGLSVEEATTATRQTTEGVKSAAAVLSLAQVHDVEMPITEVISALLHEKVTLDEAAAALMQRPPKPER, from the coding sequence GTGATCCAGCTCCGCGCCCGTGCGGCGGTGTTCTCGGCTGGCTCATGGGGCACCGCCGTAGGAAAGATCCTCGGCGATGCCGGCACCGACGTGACCATGCACGCACGGCGCAGCGAGATCGCCGACGCCATCAACACCCCGCATCGCAATCCCCGGTACTTCCCCGACGTTCAGCTGCCGCCACCCGTGACCGCCACCACCGACCCGGCTGCCGCCGTGGACGGCGCGGACTTCGTGGTCCTGTCCATTCCCGCGCAGTCCCTGCGCGCGAGTCTCGCGGGATGGGCGCCGCACATCGGTCCGGACACGGTGATCGTGTCGCTGATGAAGGGCATCGAGGTCGGCAGCGGGCTGCGGGCGAGCCAGGTCATCCGCGAGGTGACCGGCGTGAATGCCGAACGGGTTGCCGTGCTGTCCGGCCCGAACCTGGCAGCTGAGGTCATGTCGGGCCAGCCCGCCGCCGCAACCGTCGCATGCTCCGACGAGACCGCGGCCCGCCGCTTCCAGCAGGCGTGCCGCACCTCCTACTTCCGGCCCTACACCAGCACCGACGTGACCGGCTGCGAGCTCGGCGGCGCCGTGAAGAACGTCATCGCCCTGGCGGTCGGTATCGCCTCGGGCATGGGCCTGGGGAACAACGCCACGGCCATGCTCATCACCCGCGGTCTTGCGGAGGCCACTCGGCTTGCCACGGCCATGGGCGCCGCCCCGGCCACCCTCGCCGGCCTTTCCGGCGTCGGCGACCTGGTGGCCACCTGTTCCTCACCGCTCTCCCGCAACCGCACCTTCGGCACCCACCTCGGCAACGGCCTGAGCGTCGAAGAAGCAACCACCGCCACCCGGCAGACCACCGAGGGTGTCAAGTCCGCCGCGGCAGTCCTCTCCCTGGCCCAGGTCCACGACGTCGAGATGCCGATCACTGAAGTGATCTCCGCCCTGCTGCACGAGAAGGTCACCCTCGACGAGGCCGCCGCCGCGCTGATGCAGCGGCCTCCCAAGCCCGAGCGCTGA